One segment of Coffea arabica cultivar ET-39 chromosome 7c, Coffea Arabica ET-39 HiFi, whole genome shotgun sequence DNA contains the following:
- the LOC113719424 gene encoding uncharacterized protein isoform X1 has protein sequence MDKEQNEVDGEYDIQQRKRQLVATEIVCQVVNMIIARKLSHANYVDRPIGYWSAQCHLVREELLMQLSTNGYLSKVIRMGPETFRRLCDLLQTHGGLQPTQRATVQEQVVKFLHILTIPSKNITMSYFYRRSGETVSRHFHRVLRAVIALEDQFLQQPTGEQVPPEILNSTRFYPYFKDCVGAIDGTHVRVKVPNIDAAKYRGRKEHPTQNVLAACSLNMRFTYVLPGWEETASDSRIIKNALTREDKLIIPNGKYYLVDAGFMLRRGLLTPYRNVRYHLKEYSSQQPQNFRELFNLRHSSLRNAIERAFGVLKKRFPIIGDTQPTYSVEIQSQIVLACCILHNFLMEFDPDLEYINEVDEELANQSPSEEESGDISAEKDHAQGESLRNEIAMQMWNDYIL, from the exons ATGGATAAGGAACAAAATGAAGTCGATGGAGAATATGACATTCAACAAAGGAAGCGACAATTGGTTGCTACTGAAATTGTTTGTCAGGTAGTAAACATGATAATTGCTCGAAAACTAAGCCATGCAAATTATGTGGATCGACCCATTGGATATTGGTCTGCACAATGTCATTTAGTACGAGAGGAATTATTGATGCAACTTAGTACAAATGGATATTTGAGTAAGGTTATCCGTATGGGACCAGAAACTTTTAGGCGCTTATGTGACTTGTTGCAAACACATGGTGGTCTACAACCTACTCAAAGAGCCACGGTGCAAGAGCAAGTTGTTAAATTTCTCCATATATTAACAATTCCCTCGAAAAATATCACAATGTCATACTTTTATCGACGTTCTGGAGAAACTGTTAGTCGtcattttcatagagttttACGAGCAGTTATAGCATTGGAGGATCAATTTCTTCAGCAGCCTACGGGAGAACAAGTTCCTCCGGAAATACTTAATAGTACAAGATTTTATCCATATTTTAAG GATTGTGTGGGTGCAATTGATGGAACCCATGTTCGCGTTAAGGTGCCTAATATTGATGCGGCAAAATATCGTGGTAGAAAAGAGCATCCAACACAAAATGTGCTTGCTGCATGTTCTTTGAATATGAGATTCACATATGTTCTACCTGGTTGGGAGGAAACTGCATCGGATTCAAGGATCATAAAAAATGCGCTCACTAGAGAAGATAAATTAATCATTCCTAATG GTAAATATTATCTTGTTGATGCTGGATTCATGTTGAGAAGGGGACTTCTTACACCTTATAGAAATGTAAGGTATCACCTGAAGGAATACTCAAGTCAACAACCGCAaaactttcgagaactattcaATTTGCGACATTCATCATTGCGTAATGCAATTGAGAGAGCATTTGGTGTCTTGAAAAAACGGTTTCCAATCATTGGAGATACTCAACCAACTTATAGTGTTGAAATACAATCACAAattgtgcttgcttgttgtaTATTACATAATTTTCTCATGGAGTTTGACCCTGACTTGGAGTACATTAATGAAGTGGATGAAGAATTGGCAAATCAATCTCCATCGGAGGAGGAAAGTGGAGATATAAGTGCTGAAAAAGATCATGCTCAAGGAGAAAGTTTAAGGAATGAAATAGCAATGCAAATGTGGAATGATTACATACTATGA